CCGGTGCACCCATAACACCATCCGGCAGCTCGGGTTTTACCATGACAACAGTCTCCCGGTCAACCACGACTGCACCTACTGCAGCACCCTTGGGCTTTCGTACATACTTACGCTGCGTATAAATCACCGGGGTCCATCCGGCATTCCTTGCCGATGAGTAGTATGCGGCTATTGCCGCTGCCTGTTCAATAACCTTCTTTGGAGGCTTGGATACGGATGGATCCGGACTGCGCAATACACAGTGTGAACCGCTCTGGCCGCGTACGTGAAACCAATAGTCGTTTTGTTTAGCAAACTTCATCGTCAGCTGGTCATTATTCGCGCTGTTTCGTCCAACATACAACGTGTAGTCCTGTTCCAGTTGAAAAATCCGGTACGGAGGGGGAGGGGATGCATGTTTTTGTTTTACGTCCATAGGAATGCTCTCCGGGTGAAGAAGCAACTGCTCCAGTTTTTGAATTTCTGTTTCAAGTCGTGGCAGCCTTAGCAGGCGCTCGTTAGCCGCTGCCTGGGCTTTGCGAGCTTTTTCGTAGTACCGCCGGGCGTTTTCAACAAGGCTGATTTCCGGCCGAAGCTGTACCGTGATTGGTTCGTCGGACCCTGGAAGGGTCAGCTCCAGTGTGTTGACACCTGTCTGCATCGGCACCGGCTGACTTAGGAGCGCATCGCCGATTGATCGTAGTGTTTCTGGTGTTACAGATTTCAGGGCATCGTTTTTCAGTGCGTAATAACTTCGACGAAGTTTTGTGAGCCTGGCCGTGAGCAGGTGTACAGTGGCATCAGTGTCGGTATTTTTACGATCTGCCTTTCGGCGCATAGCCACGATCTGCTGAAGCGCTTCCAGCACGCTGTTAAAGCGGGAAATCACGCTCATGCCTGGAATCGGAATTGCACTCAAAACCGGCACTGAATTATGGTCCAGGATATAAAATTCACGGGATGCCCGAAACCGGGCAATAACGTCTTCTTCTGGCATACCGGCTGATAAAAGAACAGGGGGGAGTTTAATCGGAGCCGATGTTCCCGAAAAGTGCGTGTTGCGAAGCCGGGATGTATGATGCAGTGCGTTGGTGATGACACTGTTACGGGTAACAAGTACATTGCCTTTGCCCCCGGAATAGAAACATGCCTGGATCTGCATATCACCAAAATCAAAAATCAGTATCCTGTCACCACTAAAGGCTGTAACTGATCGTAGCGTATGTCCGGTACATTCAGCAAAAATGTCAATCGTGTTTTTTTTTGCCCGGTAGGCTTCGGAACTCCTGGTAACAGTTCCATAGGTGGGGTCAACACTTAGGGTAATGTACAATTCTTGTCCGCTTTCCGTACAAAACCCGAGTCGGCACGCATTCTTCTCTTGCGTCCATGCACTGCATAGAATCCATCCGCCAATGCAACCGTTCAGTTCTCGTGCGGCATGTTCCAGGGTGAGTGCATGCTTAATCATGGCTTTCGATACCAAGCCATTCCGGCTTTTGCGACGGCAACGTTAGCGTCATTACTTTTTTCCACTCTGCCGAAGCCCCTTTCATCCACTTGGTAAAAGAAGCAACATTCTCCGGAGTGGGGTCAACGCAGCCAAGAAGCCGTGCGCAGCTTATTCGCTGATTATGCGACTTACATTTTTGCCAAATGGGAATAATGTCGGCAATTGTTCGCTTTTCGCCCCGAACGGTACCTTCGACAGCGGAATTACGAACAATTTGTTCCTTATCCATAAAGCACTTTACCAGCAGCAACGGCAGTTCACCCTTGGTGAGCGTACCAATAGCATATCCTGCTCTTGCTCTGACGTAGGGATGCTTATCTGAAAGAAGTTTAGTAACTGCCGATAGTGCGGACGGACTGCCTATCTGGCTCAGGGAAAGTGTGGCTGCACTTCGCAAACCCCACGATGTGTTGCCGGTAACGGTGATGAGCGGCTCAACGAAGGAAATGCTCTTGCAGAGGCCTGCCAGAACGCAGCCCGCACCAATCTTCCCCCGGTCATCCGACTGCATAGCCTTGTGCAAAAAGGCAATAACGGCGGTTGAGTCGGCAGAATAGAGCTTGGGGACAACGTACTCTATGGTCAGGCGTTCGCGTGGCATTTGCGTTCCAAGGTACTGCCACAGACTGTCAAGAATACCGGTACCGAGAGCAACCAGTGAGTCTCGCGCCGGCTTTACGTTTGACTGATACTTTAACGGTGCGGCTGATGCCTGGATAAATAAGCTGTCGAACGACGTAGCCAGTGGCAGTGGTGGCTCTTCGGGTGACGGTGTACTTTGTTTTGTTACCGGCTGCCGTACGGAAGAATCGGAATCGTCAATAAATGTACCATAGGTGGACTGAAGTGACGTAGAATTATTCCGCTGCGTACTTGAGTAGAAGTCAGTACCGTTGGCATCGTAAAAGATACCAATCATGCCCATGCTTCGGCGGAAATCGGAAAAGCCTAACGTATTGGTTGAGTCGCGTGCGGCATACAGATCACTGCCATCCAGATCAGTAAAAATCGATATGGCATTTGCATTCCCGCCGCCCAGACTCAGGCTTTCTACGGCATAGGAGTCATTGCCGGAAACATCGCACAGTAAACCAAGGGCCACATCGTGTCCGCATCCCTGACTAACGCCATGCGAGGAATACACATCGTTGCCGGCGCTATCAACCAGGATACCTGTGGCAAAGTGAACGCCGCTGCCCTGAGCATATTGATGTGCCAGATATTTATCATGTCCGGCATCATCAAGCAGGGCGCCCAGGCCAAACCAGTAGCCAACACCCTGACCAAAGATGTCGCACACATACGTATCGTTGCCAGTGGCATCGTACAGGATACCAATTCCTCCGGAAGCATGTGGCCTGTTTCCCAGTGCCGCTCCCTGAGCAAAGGTTGTAAAGTGATCATTATATCGCAGAACATCAACAACCGGACTTGAGGCAACGTACTGATCGTTGCCTGCAAGGTCTACCAACATACCTGCTCCGCGTGTACCGCCAAAACCCTGAGCCTGTGAATGAGCGTGGTACATGTCCGATCCTGCATTGTCGGCCAGTATGCCGATACCAAAGATGCCGGTGCCCTGGGTGTTTTGTCCGCCGATGTAAAAGTCATTACCGGCGATATCGTGCAAAATTCCAAATCCGAATAAACCGCATCCCTGGCTGAAATTGGCACTTCTGTACGTGTCATTCCCGGCCACATCGATCAGGATCCCAACGCCGAAATAGCCGCAACCCAGGGCCATGTCATTACCATTGTACGTGTCATTACCACCCAGGTCAATAATGCACTGTACCGGATTATTCAGGGCATCTGCTTTCGAGGATGGACCGATCGTATAAATGTCATCACCACCCGGATCAAAAATCAGCGCATAGGTTCCATGGTACACATCTGACCCGGTGGTACCGATAGCCACCAGGCCGGCGGGAGTCTGGTAAACGTGAACTGCTGTATCAGATCCGATGCTGCCCGGAGTTGCCTGAATATTGCCGATGTGGGTTATTGCCTGCAGATACAGTTCTGCACCACTGCGGTACACGTTTTCAAACCATGCCGGCTGTGCAAGGTTAAAGTAATCGCTCACCTCTTTAAACTGTTCGCGCTCAGCTCGGTACGTGTCAAACAGCGATGCTTTTTCGTTGCTGCCCGATTCAAGCCAGAGTGAATCTGACCATCGTTCAACCATCGGTGTATTGCGAACGCGCTTGCGGGCATCTGCTGCCGCTGCCTTGGCAGTAATAATCCGGTTTAGCAAAGACTGCACGATAATATGCGTACCGTTGTCGGTGATTTCAGTGGGCCGTCCATGAAGATCAGTAATGGCCACCGGCAGTTGTGATGGTGGTGCTCCAAACAAATGCAGTGGTGAGTAGCCCACCTCTGTTAACCGTATAAGGTCAGAAAACAGGACCGGATCGGCATGAGTAAGCATTGAAACGGCTTCGCTGCTCAGCCTGCGCGCAACCGAAATGCTTCCGAGCGGATGAGTAAACAAACTGTCATGGAACCTTGTTCTGTGCGGATCGGCTTTTACCCAGTCGTACGGCAGATAAATATCGGAGTCTGACATGCCAAGCCGTTCCATGGCAGAGTGAATGTGCTGAGTAAGACTGGGTTGTGCCGCACAGACAAGGACTGGAAAGAACAGCGGGATGAGAACAAAACGCATACGTAATAAACAATGTTAGTGGCCGTTACGAAGCAGGATCTCGATTGTATCCGCCCCGGCTTGTTGTGAAGAGTAACGTGTAAATCGGTCAAAAGGAATATTCGATGACCGTCCGGATTCAATGCGTACCGGTGCGGTGTGCAGGTGCAGTTCATCAACCAGGTCCAGTGCAAACAGCCATGCTGCTAAGCCGGGACCCGGTTCACACAAAATACCGGTTATCCCGTTCAGCGTCAG
This is a stretch of genomic DNA from Ignavibacteria bacterium. It encodes these proteins:
- a CDS encoding fibronectin/fibrinogen-binding protein translates to MIKHALTLEHAARELNGCIGGWILCSAWTQEKNACRLGFCTESGQELYITLSVDPTYGTVTRSSEAYRAKKNTIDIFAECTGHTLRSVTAFSGDRILIFDFGDMQIQACFYSGGKGNVLVTRNSVITNALHHTSRLRNTHFSGTSAPIKLPPVLLSAGMPEEDVIARFRASREFYILDHNSVPVLSAIPIPGMSVISRFNSVLEALQQIVAMRRKADRKNTDTDATVHLLTARLTKLRRSYYALKNDALKSVTPETLRSIGDALLSQPVPMQTGVNTLELTLPGSDEPITVQLRPEISLVENARRYYEKARKAQAAANERLLRLPRLETEIQKLEQLLLHPESIPMDVKQKHASPPPPYRIFQLEQDYTLYVGRNSANNDQLTMKFAKQNDYWFHVRGQSGSHCVLRSPDPSVSKPPKKVIEQAAAIAAYYSSARNAGWTPVIYTQRKYVRKPKGAAVGAVVVDRETVVMVKPELPDGVMGAPDANE
- a CDS encoding HEAT repeat domain-containing protein, with amino-acid sequence MRFVLIPLFFPVLVCAAQPSLTQHIHSAMERLGMSDSDIYLPYDWVKADPHRTRFHDSLFTHPLGSISVARRLSSEAVSMLTHADPVLFSDLIRLTEVGYSPLHLFGAPPSQLPVAITDLHGRPTEITDNGTHIIVQSLLNRIITAKAAAADARKRVRNTPMVERWSDSLWLESGSNEKASLFDTYRAEREQFKEVSDYFNLAQPAWFENVYRSGAELYLQAITHIGNIQATPGSIGSDTAVHVYQTPAGLVAIGTTGSDVYHGTYALIFDPGGDDIYTIGPSSKADALNNPVQCIIDLGGNDTYNGNDMALGCGYFGVGILIDVAGNDTYRSANFSQGCGLFGFGILHDIAGNDFYIGGQNTQGTGIFGIGILADNAGSDMYHAHSQAQGFGGTRGAGMLVDLAGNDQYVASSPVVDVLRYNDHFTTFAQGAALGNRPHASGGIGILYDATGNDTYVCDIFGQGVGYWFGLGALLDDAGHDKYLAHQYAQGSGVHFATGILVDSAGNDVYSSHGVSQGCGHDVALGLLCDVSGNDSYAVESLSLGGGNANAISIFTDLDGSDLYAARDSTNTLGFSDFRRSMGMIGIFYDANGTDFYSSTQRNNSTSLQSTYGTFIDDSDSSVRQPVTKQSTPSPEEPPLPLATSFDSLFIQASAAPLKYQSNVKPARDSLVALGTGILDSLWQYLGTQMPRERLTIEYVVPKLYSADSTAVIAFLHKAMQSDDRGKIGAGCVLAGLCKSISFVEPLITVTGNTSWGLRSAATLSLSQIGSPSALSAVTKLLSDKHPYVRARAGYAIGTLTKGELPLLLVKCFMDKEQIVRNSAVEGTVRGEKRTIADIIPIWQKCKSHNQRISCARLLGCVDPTPENVASFTKWMKGASAEWKKVMTLTLPSQKPEWLGIESHD